The Methanobrevibacter sp. TLL-48-HuF1 genomic sequence ATACACTACGACAGAACCATGTTAGTAGGTGACCCAAGACGTTCAGAACCTAAAAAATATGGTGGTCCTGGAGCAAGAGCACGTAAACAAAAAAGTTACAGATAATTTTTCTGTAATTTTATAATTTTTATTTAAAAAATTAAAAAGATGATATAAATGATTCCTATAAGATGCTTAAGTTGTGGAAAACCGGTATCAGCTTACTTTGATGAATATAATAAAAGATTAGCTGCCGGTGAAAAATCAAAAGATATTTTAGATGACTTAGGCTTAAACAGATATTGTTGTAGAAGAATGTTAATTTCTCATGTTGAAACATGGGAATAGGTTTTTACAAGTTGTAGGGATATATTTTTACTTATAAAATTAATCTTGGTAAACGGTAATACCTAAAAAATGGAAGTAATATT encodes the following:
- a CDS encoding DNA-directed RNA polymerase subunit N, whose product is MIPIRCLSCGKPVSAYFDEYNKRLAAGEKSKDILDDLGLNRYCCRRMLISHVETWE